The sequence GGCTCATGTCAATGAGGCCAGCGTTTTACCTTTCTCTACAGGTGTCATTGGTCAGCCACTACCAGTTGATAAAATCAGTGCAGTATTACCGGAAGCCTATAGTCGTTTATCTGAAGATAATTGGCTGGCTGCCGCCCATGGCATTATGACCACTGATACCATTGCTAAAGCAAAATCTGTTCAGTTACAGCTTGATGGCAAAACTGTTACGATTACAGGCATATCAAAAGGATCCGGCATGATCCGGCCTGATATGGCCACCATGCTGGCGTATATTGCGACTGATGCCAATATCGACCCTGCGGTATTAAAGACAATGCTTAATAATGCCATGGGACAATCATTCAATCGCATCACGGTGGATGGTGATACATCAACCAATGATGCTTGTGTATTAATGGCAACCTGCCAGGCAGGTAATGAAGAAGTTAAACAAATCAGCACCGCTGAAGGTGAAGCCTTGCAGGAAGCGATTACCGATGTGTGTCGATATCTGGCTCAGGCGATTGTGCGTGACGGTGAAGGTGCCACCAAGTTTATTACTATCAATGTCGAACAAGGCCAAAGTCAGGAAGAATGTCGACAAGTGGCTTATACCATAGCCCATTCGCCATTAGTAAAAACGGCATTGTTTGCCTCAGATCCAAACTGGGGACGAATCCTGGCGGCCGTTGGTCGAAGTGGTTTAATGGATTTTGATTTATCAGGCGTATCTATTTTTATAGGTGATGTCTGTATTGTTGAGTCTGGTCAACCTGAGAATAGTTACACTGAAGAAAAAGGCCAGGCTGTGATGGCTGAGTCAGAAATTACTATCACGGTGAAATTGAACCGAGGTGATGCCTATGATCAAGTCTGGACCTGTGACTTTTCTTACGACTACGTAAAAATTAACGCTGAGTATCGCACCTGAATTAGAGCAAACAATGAGCGAAAATACTATTACCACCCTGAGTGAGTTTCTGGAGCAGAGTGGCGCCCATTACCGCGTCTTTGATATGGGCCGTAGAGTCACCAAACTGAGTGCTAAGAAATTTACTCGTTTTGAAGCGGCTGAAGTACCTTATCCGTATCCATTCCAACGTACCGCTCTATTTGGCATTATCTTTTGGCATCCACAATTCACAGACAGACACTATGTCTGGTTTCTCAAGTTTCCTCTCGATGAACAGGGCCTATTAATTCAGGCCGCTCGCGACGAGTTTCTGGTAATGGTGCTGGATAGGGTAGGTGAGTATTTACTCGCTGCTGCTGATGGCAAGTATATTGAAGGCGCATTAAAAGATAGTCCTTATAGCTTCAATCCACGCGAAGATCGGATGGCGGCTTTTAATGCACAGGCAACCAAAAGTCTCAGCTTAAGACCTTCATCATTTTACGAGGCAGCATACGACTACTTTACTGGTCAGAAACCGTTTGATAGTTGGCAAGTTCTTGGCATGCAGGGCGTTGCCGATATTGCGGTGAGAACTGATGATAAAACGCTGACAAAAGCGTTAATTCAAACCTTACCCCAGCTTCCACCTCAACCCTTTCATATGCTGACTTCATTTATGGAAAATGCTGAACCAGCGAATAATATGGTTGAGGCTTTGCAGTGGCGGCTTAAAAATGAGTTAGAGCAAAATCAGCCTGATATAACTGAGGTTTGTGCTTGTCTGAGGGCTGTTTCTAATACCTCTGCTCAGGGCATGGTTGAGAGTATGGTCAAGCAGACGCTTATGTCTGATATCAGTCGTCATATTGAAGTGTTAGCCGTGATTGCCGGTCGTTGCTGGAAAGTACTTGAGTCTTCGGAACTGTGTCAGCTATTTGTTGAAAAACTCGCTGTTAATGAAGCTGGTTATGAAGGCTTTAGCCATATACTGGCAGATTTAATGTTTATGCCTGGTATGCGTGAATTAGTGATGACAGCATTACGCAACCCAAACCGTTCAGCCGAGTTGACCCAGCAAGTGGGTACAATGTTTGGCTCTTGAGTTCTAGCATAAGATTTCTTCTGACTCACTGACGTTTCACTACTATGTACTATCAAGTACAACTTATTACACCCTATGCTCAAAGGATTGTTAGTATTAGGTTTCTTAAATGACAGAATACTAGTATGAAAATCTTATTATTAAGGATGATGGGCTTAGGTGATGTGGCTTCCATATTATTACCTGCAGCCAAGATAATGCGACAACGCTACCCTGATGCCGAGCTGGACGTGATGACATTTAATGTTGGCGCTGAACTCATGGGCTTGATGCCCGAAATTGATAAAGTGCATATGGTGACGTCAGAACAGTGGCCGTCTGAAATGCAGGAAGCCTTACCTCGCTTTATTGATTTGGCCGAATATCTTGCTTACGAAGAATACGATCAGATTATTAATCTTGATACTTGGTTTATGCCTTGTGTGCTGGCTAGATGTCTTAAAGATATGGGGTTGCCCGTCGCGGGTAACTACCTGCAAATGTCGATGCAAGAGCTATTTTCATCATTGTTAACCTTTGAAATTCAACAATCATATGTTCAACAGCCATGGCAATACATAGAAAGTACCTTTCCTAATATGGCCCAGTGGTTTGAGCGTTGGTGGGATAAGCCTGAATATGCTGAAATGGCCTATCCACAGTTTTACCTAAATCAGTGTTGTCAGTTCCCTGAAACTATCGATATTTCTTTGGATAGCTTTGATAAAACTGTGACTTTTCCATGCGGTGAGCGGCAAAGAGTTATTGCTTTATCGACTTCTGGACGTATTGCCAGTAAACAATATCCCTATAAGGACGAATTGAAGCGTTTACTGGAAGCTGAAGGTTATTATGTGTGGAGCGAGTTTAATGGTGAAGTGAGCATGGATGTCACGCTCGGGCGTTTGGCGAAAACGGACTTATTAATTACCGTAGCAACAGCGACACAGTGGTTAGCCAGGCTGGTTGATTGTCCATCTTATATGATCACTGGCCCTTTGCCTCCATCCATTCTCGGAGCAGAAGTCTCAGCAGAGAAACATATTGATTGTCAGTATTGCGCACAAAGTAAGTGTCATTTGGATACGCCATTTGCCTGTATGGATATCAAACCAGATCTTATTGTGCAGCAGGTGAAAAGCTTCTTTAATGACAAAGATAAAGTGCAATAAATTTTTTTACCCTGCTAAGGCAGGGAACAGGCCTTTTAAACCATTCGCAATAAACTCGACCGCAATAGCAGCCAGAATAAGCCCCATAATACGTGTAGCGATATTGATACCATTTGTAGACATACGGCGGGCTATCCATGGCACCAACAATAATAAAATCCATAACAACAAGCCCAGCAGGATGATATCCAGGGCGATAATACTGTAATGGGCAACGCCATGACCTTTATAAGCATTAATGATGACGGTACTGATTGCACCCGGACCGGCAAGAAGAGGCATGGCAAGAGGAACAACAGCAATGGACTCACCTGACTGCTGGGCCAGTTCATGATTTTGTTTCAGGCCTTTACTGGTGTTATGAAGCATGCCAATACCCATCAGTAACAGCATAATGCCACCACCAACACGAAACGAGTTAATACTGATGCCAAAAAACTCTAAAATCCACTGCCCTAAAAAGGCAGTGACTAAAAGAATGGTTGTGGCAGCGATAATCACAGTCCGTGCTATTTTTGCACGCTCAGCACTGCTGTAATCAGCCGTCAGACTGATGTAAATGGGAATAATACCTAGTGGATTAACAATGGCGATTAAGGACACCAGAAATTTTGTATATTCAGTATAGTCGAGCATGATTAGCTTAGATTCTTATCTTCAATATGTGTGGTGATACCATCAATTGTTTTGCTATTTTTTCTCGCCAATAGTCTTCAATCCCTGTAGTCCCTTTTTTTTCAGCCCAATTATTAAGCTGCTCACGTTCACCGTTATAGTCGAAAAAAGGAACTGCCATGCCACAAGAGGTTTGGACTAAATCAATGTTCAGATCAAATATTTGTCGGGCACCTGGAAGTGGATCAAACAAATAGAATAATTCATGCCATTCGGCATCATTTTGATGAATCACGCTGGCAGTACCATAGAGACGCAAAATCATGGGCTTACCGCTAAAGGCACAGAACATAATGGTCATTCGGGGATGTTGCTGAATATGGCCTGCTGTTTCATTACCGCTGCCGGTTACATTGAGCCAAATGACTCTGTTCGGGGTCAGAACGCGAAGTGAGTCCATACCTTTTGGTGAAATATTCACACGACTATGTTCCGTCGCTGTGCCAACAAAAAAGAGATGTTGTTGCTGAATAAATTCGATTAAGCGATCAGATAACGCATCAAATTTCTGTCCCATATTCGTTTATAAGCCTTTTCTGTTTTCGACGATTTGTTTTTGCCATTCGTGTTCCATCATCACCTCATAAGTCGATTCCACCCGATCAAGAAAAACATGACCTTGCAGATGATCAAACTCATGCTGAAAAACACGGGCAAGGAAACCATCATATCGGGTTTCAACCCATTCAGCCTGGCGGGTTTGATAACGAACGTGAATCTGAGTATGACGAGGCACTAATCCACGGATACCGGGTAGGCTAAGGCAACCTTCCCAGTCTTTTTCTTGTGTATTTGAGGTGGAAATGATTTCTGGGTTAATAACAAAAAAAGCAGGCACATCCGGTGCATGAGGATAACGGGCATTCGGATGGGATGACATGATAAAAAAACGCTGTGAAATCCCTACTTGTGGTGCGGCGATACCCATGCCGCCTTTTTCCATCACAAAATCCATCAGCTTATCCAGTTGTGACTGGAAGGCGGGATTCATGATGTCTTCAACTCTTTCAGTAGGTTGACGAAGAATCGGATGGCCTAACTGAAAAATGTCGAAAAGTTTTGTCATATTAAAGGTGCTTGTAACGGATCATGTAATCGGAACCAACCTGCAATACTGTAACGATCTCGGTAGCTTTTGACTACTTCATGTGGAAATTGCTCACTGAGAAAAATTACAAAACAGCCAAAGTTTGGGTTAACGCTTTCAATGACGGTATCTGAATCTGCTGCATAAATGAATAACTGACCACCATCAGCTTCTTGCCATTCAGGATTGAGATAGAGCACGGTGGTTAATACCCGGTTAGATTCACCTTTGAATGCATCGACATGTTTTTTATAAAAAGCCCCCCGTGCGTAATGCGCATAATGGGCTTCGTAATCAAACAAGCCCATAAACAAGCGACGGTTCATAGCCAGACGAAACTCAGCCATCTGATCGAGATAAGCTTTATCAATACTGTTGTCCAACGTTAGCCAGCGGGTTTCATCACGACGAACAGTGTTATTCAACTGAAAGTCCTGTTCACGGCCAATACCTGCACGTTTGAAGTCATCTTCATCCAGGTTCATCACACGTTGTTGTAATGCATTATTCATATTAGCATGGAGAAGCTGTGGCAGGACGCAATAGCCTTTATCAGCTATGGCATCAGCAATGTAATCATAGGTGGCTTCTGTGGGGTGAATTAACGGCTTCAAGCATGCAATCTCCAAACGGACAAATAAGACCAGACCGATTACTTTAGATGGAGAGCTTGGGAGTCTAATGACCGGCTGGTTCCATTGAGGTAAGGGGTTGAGCAGGCAGCAAAATTTAGCAAATTTTTGCTGTTTAGGTATGATTTTTTTCTGCTTAGCCGAAAAACCAATAGGCCACAGTGATAGCCGCTAAAATGCCAGCAAAATCTGCGGCAAGTCCACAGCCAATCGCGTGGCGAATATGTTTGATACCGACCGAACCAAAATACACGGCTAATACGTAAAAAGTCGTTTCGGTGCTGCCTTGAACAATGGAGGACAGACGTCCAGCAAACGAGTCGGCACCATAGGTTTGCATGGTATCGACCATCATGGCTCTGGCACCACTGCCACTGAAGGGTTTCATTAATGCCGTGGGCAGTGCTTCTATAAAACGATCATCCAATCCCAGACTAAGTACTAGATGGCGTAATCCTTCTGCCAGCATATCCATTGCACCACTGGCCCGGAAAACACCAATGGCTACCAGCATGGCCACAAGATAGGGAATAATGGTAATGGCTGTTTCAAAACCTTCTTTAGCACCATCAATAAAGGCGTCATAAGCATTTACTTTTTTTATCCATGCTGCAGTAATAAAGACAATCACCAGAGAAAATAAAATTACATTACTGATTAACGATGATTGGTTCACCATGTCCTGTTGTGGCAAGTTAGAAAAGTACAACAATAAAGCAAAAACGACGGCTGTGAACCCGCCAAGATAGGCCAGAACAACCCGATCCAAGAGATTAATCTTCTGCACCCATGCCACACTGAGTAATCCAACCAGGGTTGAAATATAGGTTGCGATCAGAATTGGAATAAACACATCGGTTGGGTTGGCGGCGCCCATTTGTGCCCGGTAGGTAAATATGGTGACTGGGAATAACGTCACCGCAGATGTGTTGATGACCAGAAAAAGTATTTGTGCATTACTGGCGGTATCCTTAAAAGGATTTAACGTCTGCAATTCTTTCATGGCTTTGATGCCAAGCGGGGTTGCTGCATTATCTAAGCCCAATGCATTAGCAGAAATATTCATTACCATTGCACCGATAGCGGGATGGTTTTTGGGAACATCCGGCATGAGGCGCTGGAATAATGGCGTTAGGGCATAGGTCAGTAATTGTATAAAGCCGCTACGTTCGCCAATTTTCATGATGCCGAGCCACAAGGCAAGCACGCCGGTGAGTCCTAATGCTATTTCAAAAGCAGTTTTAGCCAGTTCAAACATGGCTTGCATCAGTTGAGTAAATATCAACTGGTCGCCCAGCACTAATAATTTAATCAGTGCGACAACAAAGGCGATAAGGAAAAAAGCCATCCAGATGATATTCAGCATAGCGCTATTGTGGCATGAGTGAATTGTTTGCGGAAGCGAGTGTATTGAAGCAATAAAAAAAGCCCGCGCATGTGTCACATACGCGGGCTGTTAATCAGTTTTTCTTAATTTAGTCGCGATTCGCTTTTCTTTGCTTTTTTGCGGCTATGGCTGGACGCTTTTTGGTTTTTGCTGGCAGTGGTCCTGCCCGACGTGGCTTTCTTTCAGCTCTTGCTGAAGAAGTATCAGCATCTGAATCAGGCAGACTAATTTCAAGCTGTTTATTGTTAACCCAGACTTTTCTTAAATGCTGAAAAATATCTTTTGGCATACCATCTGGTAAATCAACAAGACTGTGATCCTGATTAATCGTAATACGACCAATCATGCGACTATCCATGCCAGCTTCATTGGCGATAGCACCGACAATGTGTTTAGGCTCAACATTTTGTTCTGTACCGACTTCAATCCGGTACGTCTTCATGCCTTCTTCAGCTTGATGGGACGTTTGGCGACGAGGACTACGTTCTGCTCTGGGTGGTCTTTCTGAACGCATACCACGTTCACCACGATTTGCTCTTTCAGGACGGTCACTACGCTCAGCACGCTCTCTGGGTTGCTTACGCTCTGAATGGACAACGGGAGGATTTAATGGGCGCGCTTTTTGCACTTGAAAGGCTAATGCTGCAGCCATTTCAATCGGATCTGCATTATGTTCTTCCTGATACTGACGAATCAGGTTCTCAAAAAAGGCCAAATCCTGTGACTCGATAGTTTCCGTTAAGTCTTGTTTGAAAGCCATCACACGGCGATCAGCAATATCTTCGCTGCTTGGCAATTGCATGCGGGTGATGGTTTGTTTGGTCGCTTTTTCAATCGCGCCCAACATGCGTTTTTCACGTGGTGAGACAAATAAAATGGCTTCACCTTTACGACCGGCACGACCTGTTCTGCCGATACGGTGAACGTAAGATTCAGTGTCGTAAGGAATATCGTAATTGACGACATGACTCATGCGCTCAATATCCAGACCACGTGCAGCCACATCGGTGGCAACCAGGATATCAATCTTGCCGGCTTTCATTCTTTCGATGGTTTTTTCACGTAAAGCCTGATTCATATCACCATTTAATGGTGAGCTGGCATAACCGCGAGCTTCAAGCTTTTCAGACAGATCAACGGTCGCATTTTTGGTACGGACAAAGATGATCATGCCATCGAAGTTTTCGACTTCCAGAATACGGGTAAGCGCATCCAGTTTATGTAAACCGGTGACTTGCCAGTAACGTTGTGTGATCGTGTCAACCGTCGATGTTTTTGACTGGATGTGGACATCCACTGGATCTTTTAAATAACGCTGAGCTACCCGATGGATCGGTTTTGGCATTGTTGCTGAGAACAGCGCAACCTGACGATTTTCTGGCGTTTCTTTCAGTATGGTTTCAACATCATCAATAAAACCCATGCGCAGCATTTCATCAGCTTCGTCCAGCACAAGTGCTTTCAGATCTTCGAGTGGTAATTTGCCACGACGGATCAAATCAAGAATACGACCAGGCGTGCCGACGATAACCTGTGGGCTACGTTGTAACTGGCGTAGTTGAATCCCCATGCTTTGACCACCGTAAACGGGTAAAACATGGAAATTTTTCATATGGCGGCCGTAGCCTTGCATCGCTTCTGCGACTTGAATAGCTAACTCACGTGTTGGGGTGAGTACCAGAATTTGAGGTGTTTTTTGACGGTCATTCAAACGACTTAATAGCGGCAGAGAAAACGCGGCAGTTTTACCTGTACCGGTTTGGGCCTGGCCCAGTAAATCACGACCTTCTAATAAAGGCGTAATACTTTGTGCTTGAATGGGTGACGGTGTTTCGTAACCGGCTTCTTTGATTGCTTTGACAATAGCGGGAGCGATACCCAACTCACTAAATGAGGGGATCGAGTCAAGTTGTTCTGTGGACATGCAAAAACCTGTGAATGTCAGTTTTGAACGCAAAACTGAGGAGCGGGATGATAAACAGCATATTATACAATCCTGAACAAGCAAAAGATAGAAAAATCATTTGTTTAATGTGATATGGCGCATTTCTGGTAATGTCAGGTTTTAGGTTTTATGATGGCTTAGAACGTTATCTATCACAGAAAGGAGCGAGAGATGAGTGAACATACATACAAACTGATTGAGTTAACCGGTAGTTCCAGTGAAAGTTCAGATCAGGCTATTCAAAATGCTATCAAAAAAGCTGGCGAAACCGTCAAGCATATGCACTGGTTTGAAGTGATTGAAACACGTGGCTATATTGAAAACGATGGTGTGAAATACTGGCAGGTCACGATCAAAGTCGGATTTAGAATCGAAGATTAAACATTGCTCCAAAAAGGATAATCATGACACAAGCAACCCAGACCGATGTCATTATCATTGGGGCAGGTACGGCCGGCTTAGCAGCCCTCAAACAAGTACAGAAAGAGACTGATAATTTTTTGTTAATTAACGAAGGCGAGTACGGCACTACCTGTGCCCGAGTCGGCTGTATGCCATCCAAGCTGCTTATCGAAGCGGCCAATGCGTATCATCATCGTCATACTTTTGCTGAGTTCGGTATTCAACACGCCGATCAACTGACGATTGATATCGCTGCTGTATTCGAGCGGGTTCGTCATCTGCGAGATTATTTTGTATCAAGCACATTATCATCCATTCGTGATATTGAAGATAAGGTCATTACCGGACGCGCCTGTCTTAAGGGGCCGAACACGATCAGTGTTAATGATCAGTTAATCACCACAAAAAAAATAATCATCGCTACGGGTTCCAGACCGATAGTGCCGGCTGACTGGGAACAGATAGGCAACAAAAAAATACTGACAACAAATACCTTGTTTGAACAAAAAAACTTAAAACCCAGAATGGCGGTGATAGGTCTCGGGGCAATCGGTATTGAAATGGCGCAGGCTTTGTCACGATTAGGCATCAAAGTGACCGCCTTTGGCGCAGAATCTTTATTGGCAGGACTAACAGATAAAAAGGTCAGTGATGTGCTAAAGCAAGCTTTGGCTGAAGAGTTTGATATTTTCACTGAGGCCAAGGCCGATCTTATTGAGACGGAAACTGGTGTGAAAGTGGTTAGTGAGCATAATGAAGTCGAGGTGGATCAGGTTTTGGTCGCTGTAGGTCGTCGCCCTAACCTAGATGGGATGGGATTGAATACGCTGGATGTGAGTCTTGACGACAAAGGCATGCCAGAAATTAACCCAAATTCAACGCAAGTTGAGGGAACGGCTGTCTTTATTGCCGGTGATGCCGGTGCGAATAAAATGCTGTTGCATGAAGTTGCCGATGAGGGCCGCATAGCGGGTCATAATGTTGTGAGCGACGGTATCAATGCCTATTGTCGACGAACTCCTTTAAGTGTGGTGTTCAGTGAGCCGGGAGCTGCGGTCGTTGGTTTATCTCATGCTGAGCTTGAAGAGCAGAATATCGTGATTGGTGAAGTGGATTATGCTGATCAGGGAAGGGCACGGGCGGCACAACGTAATAAGGGATTGATGCGAATATACCTGGATAAAGAGTCTGGCAAGCTTCTTGGTGCTGAAATGGCCTGTCCTGCCGCAGAACATATGGCACATACCTTGGCTTTAGCAATCAGTCAGGAACTGACGGCAACTCAGGTGCTGGCGATGCCGATTTATCATCCGGTGCTGGAAGAGGGAATGCGGACGGCCTTGCGACACGCGAATAAACAATTACAAGCTTCACATGGCTTTGATTTATCGCGCTGTGATGCTTTTCAGGCAGAAGCCTTGGATTAAAGTTAAGTTTAGCTGAGGCATTAGCGCCTCAGCTGAACTGAATATGAACTAACTAGTTGGTGACACCGAGGCTTTTCAGGTATTCATCATAGCTGCCGCGGAAATCGGTGATGCCATCGGCTTCCATATCAAACACACGTGTTGCTAATGAAGAGACAAATTCACGATCATGGCTGACAAAAATCAGTGTGCCTTCAAACTGTTCCAATGCCATATTTAACGATTCAATCGATTCCATATCCATATGGTTAGTAGGTTCGTCCATGACCAGGATGTTAGGTCGTTGCAAAATCAATTTACCGAATAACATACGACCTTTTTCACCACCGGATAAGACGTTGGCTTTTTTATCAATGCTGTGACCAGAAAAAAGTAAACGACCTAACGTGCCTCTGATGACTTGTTCATCATCTTCTGGACCTGCCCATTGAGACATCCATTCAAACAGTGTCAAATCGTCTTTAAACAGGTGATCATGATCTTGTGCGTAATAACCAATATTGGCATTTTCTGACCATTTTACTTCACCGGCTTTAGGTGGCAGCTCACCTACCAGTGTTTTGACTAAACTGGTTTTACCAATACCGTTGGGTCCGATGATCGCAATTTTTTCACCGACTTCTGTCATGAAACTAAAGTCTTTAAACAACGAGGATTCATCCGATTCATAGAACTGGGTGATTTTGCTGACTTCTAAGGCATTACGGAATAATTTCTTTTCCTGATCAAAACGAATAAAGGGATTGACCCGGCTGGAAGGTTTGATATCTTCCAGCTGGATTTTTTCCATTTGTTTCTGGCGAGATGTCGCTTGTTTGGCTTTGGATGCGTTTGCTGAGAAGCGAGCGACAAAGCCTTGTAGTTCTTTTATCTGGGCTTTTTTCTTGGCGTTATCAGCCATCAGACGTTCGCGGGCCTGTGTTGATGCCAGCATATATTCATCATAATTACCCGGGTAGATTCGCAGCTCACCATAATCCATATCGGCCATATGCGTACAAATACTGTTCAGGAAATGGCGGTCATGCGAAATAATAATCATGGTGCTGTTACGCTGATTAAGGGTATCTTCCAACCAACGGATAGTATTGATGTCCAAGTGGTTAGTCGGCTCATCCAACAGCATGATGTCTGGGTCGGCAAACAGCACCTGGGCCAGCAAAATACGTAACTTCCAACCCGGTGCGACTTCACTCATCGGACCGTAGTGTTGTTCGACAGGAATGCCGACACCTAATAACAGTTCGCCTGCACGGGACTCAGCGGTATAGCCATCCATCTCAGCATATTGGCCTTCCAGTTCGGCTACTTTGAGGCCATCTTCTTCGCTCATTTCTGGCAGGTTGTAGATACGGTCACGTTCAATATGGACTTCATACAGTTCAGGTTGGCCCATGATCACCACATCGATGACGCGTTCATTTTCGTAGGCAAACTGATCCTGCTTTAATATAGCAAAGGACTCATTCACATCACGCATCACGTTGCCTGATGTTGGCTCCAGTTGTTTAGCAAGAATTTTCATAAAGGTGGATTTACCACAACCATTAGCGCCAATAAGACCATAACGGTTGCCGTCGCCAAATTTGACGGACACATTTTCAAATAGGGGTTTGGCACCAAATTGCATGGTGATATTTGCGGTACTAAGCAAGGGAATATCCTGTTATTTAAGTGCGACGAGAATGACGCTGAAAAAAGTGCCATTATACAGATTGTTAGCGTGAAGCGATAAGGGCTAATTTCGCCTGACGACTTAGTTTTTTTATGGCTGCTTCGCGTTTGGAGGCTGTGCTCCTATCAGGGTGGGTTTCCTGATAGACAATTTTTTTTGCCTGACTGGTATGAAAGAACCTGGCGCCGCCTTTGCCTTGCTGATGTTGCTGAAAGCGGCGGGAAATATCGGTGGTGATGCCGGTATAAAGATGACCGTTCTCCGCTTCGATAATATAAACCGTCCAGTCAGTTTTTATCGTCAAAATCGAGAGCGACCGAATTAATACAATAACGCAGCCCTGTAGGAGCCGGTCCATCATCAAAGATATGACCTAAATGTGCGTCGCAGGACTGACAGCGCACTTCTGTACGATCCATACCATGACTATGATCTGCCAGATGATTCACCACGCCATGCGATATCTGTGCAGAAAAACTTGGCCAGCCACAACCTGAATCAAATTTATTGTCGGATGAAAATAAAGGCTGCTTACAACATATACATCGGTATACACCTTCATCATCATGATCGACGTAGATCCCAGAAAATGCGGGCTCGGTTCCAGATTGACGAGTCACATAAAACTGCTCTTCACTGAGTTCTTGCCGCCACTCAGCATCGGATTTTAGAAGTTTGTTGGGCATTTTATTTTTGAAGTCGTACCTACGAAGCTGACTATTGTAGGCAAAACATGCTGAAAAATCAGCCTAACTGAATTTTTGGAGGAAGGGGGAGTGAAATCAGAGAAAAAAAGTTGCCAGCCGAAAGACTGGCAACAAACTCGGTTTTCAGATTTAAGAGAGAGGGAGCAGGTCAGTCTTTGTTAATACAAATTCCTATCAACTCCATCGGTTACAAATGATAATGATTATTATTTAAATTATCAAGTAGTTTGTTGGATTAATTTTCTGCTATCAGTTTTTTATAATAAATTCATGTTGTTACTATGAATCTTGGCAGGTTTTATTTGAGTGCCCGATTAAATTATCGATCAATTTTGCGTTTTATGAATTAGTTTGCCTGGTAGCGTTATGGTCTTTACATGCTTTTACATAGGTTTACTTTTTTCTATCTATTATCAATGAGTTAAAAGAAATATAGTGTTGGCTAAATTGGTGGCATAGCTGGAAGACTATCGTCATCCTTTGATTGATAAGGGTGGAGTTATGACTATAAATGGTACATCTAACAGTCTGAAGTCTCAGTACACACGACAGTCGAATATTACTGAGAAGGCCAATGCTATTTATAAAAAGTTGAATGAAGGTGAACAAAATTTTCTCGATAAAGACACCGTAGAAAAAGCGCTCCAGGATATTTCTGTTATTGAGTTAAGAAACCAGGAACAATTTTCTTTGGATAGTTCTACTCCAGAATCTATAGATAGCCAAAAACAAACATCAACGAGTCAATACGAGCTGGCCGCTGAACTTGCTATACGATTGAAGGGAAATGAAAACCAGATCGGAAAACAGCA is a genomic window of Methylophaga thalassica containing:
- a CDS encoding GIY-YIG nuclease family protein produces the protein MTIKTDWTVYIIEAENGHLYTGITTDISRRFQQHQQGKGGARFFHTSQAKKIVYQETHPDRSTASKREAAIKKLSRQAKLALIASR
- the msrB gene encoding peptide-methionine (R)-S-oxide reductase MsrB, with the translated sequence MPNKLLKSDAEWRQELSEEQFYVTRQSGTEPAFSGIYVDHDDEGVYRCICCKQPLFSSDNKFDSGCGWPSFSAQISHGVVNHLADHSHGMDRTEVRCQSCDAHLGHIFDDGPAPTGLRYCINSVALDFDDKN
- a CDS encoding ABC-F family ATPase, which translates into the protein MLSTANITMQFGAKPLFENVSVKFGDGNRYGLIGANGCGKSTFMKILAKQLEPTSGNVMRDVNESFAILKQDQFAYENERVIDVVIMGQPELYEVHIERDRIYNLPEMSEEDGLKVAELEGQYAEMDGYTAESRAGELLLGVGIPVEQHYGPMSEVAPGWKLRILLAQVLFADPDIMLLDEPTNHLDINTIRWLEDTLNQRNSTMIIISHDRHFLNSICTHMADMDYGELRIYPGNYDEYMLASTQARERLMADNAKKKAQIKELQGFVARFSANASKAKQATSRQKQMEKIQLEDIKPSSRVNPFIRFDQEKKLFRNALEVSKITQFYESDESSLFKDFSFMTEVGEKIAIIGPNGIGKTSLVKTLVGELPPKAGEVKWSENANIGYYAQDHDHLFKDDLTLFEWMSQWAGPEDDEQVIRGTLGRLLFSGHSIDKKANVLSGGEKGRMLFGKLILQRPNILVMDEPTNHMDMESIESLNMALEQFEGTLIFVSHDREFVSSLATRVFDMEADGITDFRGSYDEYLKSLGVTN